One Actinomycetes bacterium genomic window, CCTCGTTGCGGGCCTGCGCGAGCTGCTGCCGGTACTGCTCGAGCAGCGCGTTCGCCTCGGCCTGGGCGTGGTCGGCCCGGGCCATGCCACCCTCGATCTTGTCGACCCGCTCGGCGAGGGTCTTCTTGATGTTCGGGAAGGCGAACTTGGCCAGCACGAAGAACACGATGAAGAAGGCGACGGTGCCGATGATGAGCTCGTCCAACGGCAACCGCAGGACGTTGGGGGTGGTCGCTTCGCTCGCGAGGTGGATCACGTGGCTCCGCCCTTCGTGGTGATGGCTGCGGCCTCGGTCAGGTGCCGTAGACGAACGGGACCACGAAGCCGATCAGGGCCAGCGCCTCGGCCAGCGCGAAGCCGAGCAGCATGTTCTGCCGGATCACGCCGTAGGCCTCGGGCTGCCGGGCGATCGCCTGGACGCCCTGGCCGAAGATGATGCCGATGCCGATGCC contains:
- the atpE gene encoding ATP synthase F0 subunit C, translated to MINLLAAVSGSIGSIGYGLAAIGPGIGIGIIFGQGVQAIARQPEAYGVIRQNMLLGFALAEALALIGFVVPFVYGT